One Rosa chinensis cultivar Old Blush chromosome 3, RchiOBHm-V2, whole genome shotgun sequence DNA window includes the following coding sequences:
- the LOC112195022 gene encoding AAA-ATPase At2g18193, with amino-acid sequence MYPLSFKDMPTSASSLFSAYASLAAFIMLVRSIMDQLLPHELRSYIFSIFNKFFYTPRSLDMTIIIDEKCGYISNQVYEAAEVYIRTKISDLNERLRVSKTPGQKTLNIAVDKDQEIIDFFDGIKLRWCFVCAEDKKGGSGNNEKHQFELTFNKKHRAKVIDSYMQHVLARADAIRQEEKVLKLDSQYSGPIDLEHPSTFDTLAMDPELKRTIIEDLDRFVRRKEFYRKIGKAWKRGYLLYGPPGTGKSSLIAAMANYLKFDVYDLELTSIYDNSELRRIMLSTSNRSILVIEDIDCTVDLQNRESEEGNNEQSNTRLTLSGLLNFIDGLWSSCGDERIIVFTTNNKDKLDPALLRPGRMDVHIHMSYCTPSGFRVLASNYLGIHESNAHRLCGEIEGLIESTEVTPAEVAEELMKSDDADVALEGLVCFLKRKKSESSKIKGEGTNNIEIEETDEDAKKKQT; translated from the coding sequence ATGTATCCTCTCAGTTTCAAAGACATGCCCACCTCGGCTTCGTCCTTGTTTTCGGCCTATGCCTCATTGGCGGCATTCATCATGTTGGTCCGCTCCATAATGGACCAACTCTTGCCTCATGAGTTGCGCTCATACATTTTCTCGATCTTCAACAAATTCTTCTACACCCCTCGATCTTTGGACATGACAATCATTATTGATGAGAAGTGTGGCTACATCAGCAATCAAGTTTATGAAGCAGCGGAAGTCTACATCCGAACCAAGATTAGTGATTTGAATGAGCGTCTCCGAGTGAGCAAAACACCAGGGCAGAAGACTCTGAACATTGCCGTTGACAAAGACCAAGAAATCATCGATTTCTTTGATGGCATTAAGCTTAGGTGGTGTTTTGTGTGCGCCGAAGACAAGAAAGGTGGTTCTGGTAATAATGAGAAGCATCAGTTTGAGCTAACTTTCAACAAGAAGCACAGGGCCAAGGTGATAGACTCGTACATGCAACATGTGTTGGCTCGGGCCGATGCAATTAGACAAGAGGAAAAGGTTCTCAAGCTTGATTCCCAGTATTCGGGTCCAATAGATCTCGAGCACCCTTCAACTTTTGACACATTGGCTATGGACCCCGAGCTTAAGAGGACAATTATCGAGGATTTGGATAGGTTTGTGAGGAGGAAAGAGTTTTATAGGAAGATTGGCAAGGCTTGGAAAAGAGGGTATTTGTTGTATGGTCCACCCGGTACTGGCAAATCAAGTTTGATTGCAGCCATGGCTAATTATCTCAAGTTTGATGTATATGATTTGGAGCTTACTAGTATTTATGACAACTCAGAATTGAGGAGGATAATGCTGTCTACTTCAAATCgttctattttggtcattgagGATATTGATTGCACCGTGGACCTACAAAACAGAGAATCAGAGGAGGGCAATAATGAACAATCTAATACCAGGTTAACACTCTCGGGACTATTGAACTTTATAGATGGTCTGTGGTCGAGCTGTGGTGACGAGAGAATTATTGTATTCACCACCAACAACAAGGATAAACTAGACCCTGCATTGTTGCGTCCTGGTCGAATGGATGTGCACATTCATATGTCGTATTGCACCCCGAGCGGGTTCAGAGTCTTAGCCTCTAACTACCTTGGCATTCATGAAAGCAACGCTCATCGCCTCTGTGGAGAAATTGAAGGTTTAATAGAGAGCACCGAGGTGACCCCTGCTGAAGTTGCAGAGGAGCTAATGAAGAGTGATGATGCTGATGTTGCTCTTGAAGGACTTGTCTGTTTCCTCAAAAGAAAGAAATCCGAGAGCAGCAAAATCAAAGGCGAGGGGACTAACAACATTGAGATTGAAGAAACAGATGAAGATGCAAAGAAAAAACAGACCTGA